Genomic DNA from Desulfovulcanus ferrireducens:
CATGTCTGCCTCATCTAAAACAGCTTTGTTACCTAAACTGATGAATTTGGAAAAACCTATGTTTTCCCCAAAAGCCCAGTCCAGAATAGCCACGCATAAGGCACCTGACTGAGAAAAAAAGGCAATGTTTCCCTGTTTAGGCTGACCTGCTGCAAAAGACGCATTGACGAGTCCATGTGGGTTGATCATGCCCAAACAGTTAGGACCAAGTAGGGCTATATTATACTTGCGAGCAAGTTGAATTAACTTTTCTTCCAGATAGTATCCTTCTCTTCCAACTTCTTTAAACCCTGCGGTTATGACGATGGCAGCATTAGTTTTTATACGTCCCAGCTCTTCTATAGCTGAAATGACAAATTCTCTGGGAATACAAATTACAGCCAGGTCGAGTCCTTTAGGCAGGTCTTTGATATTTTTAGTTACCTTTAAGCCCAGGATTTCGTCAGCCTTTGGATTAACAGGGAAAATTTTTCCTTTAAATCCAGCTTCCAACATGTTTTGAGTAATGGAGTAACCGATTTTGCCAGGGGTGTTGGAAGCACCGACAATAGCTACTTGCCTGGGGTTAAAAAGGGGGTGTAAAAAATTTTCATTCATTTTGGGCTAAATTTATAGTTTTAGGTTTAATTTTTGAAAATCAAACTAGCGCATTCATGTCATCAATGCAACTTACATGAGAGCTTTAGAAAAAAGAGCCTTAATGAAGGCGCTTCGTTATGAATGACGGGTGTTGAATATGGTTTTATGCCAAAAAAAAATCCCGGCGCTGACCGGGATTTTTTTGGTAAATGATAAGTCTTTGACTTAGCCTGCGAAGGCTTTTTCAAAGTTAGGCACTACTTGTTTCTTACGGCTCATAACTCCTTCCAGCCATACAGAGTTGCCTTCCGGAGCTTTGCCAAAGGCCTTTTCTACCACGGAAACGTCATCAGATACAATAAGCATCTCAGAACCTTCTTTCATAATGTCTGTAAGCAGCAAGAAGACTGAGTGACGGCCACCTTCTTCTTTGGCCTTTTTCATTTCTTCGTAAAGGGCATCTTTGACTGGTTCTAAAATGGATAAATCAACGACTTCCAATTGACCGATTCCGACCTTGTTGCCACTCATATCAAAGTCTTTATAGTCTCTGAACAGCAGGTCTTTAGCAGGTGTACCTTCTACAGCAGATTTGACCTTGAACATTTCCATGCCTAGCCCCATAAGATCGTCTACGCCAGCGATTTTAGCCAAAGCTTCGGCAGCTTCCTTATCCTTGTCTGTACAGGTGGCGGACTTGAAGATGACTGTGTCACTTAAAATGGCGCAGAGCATGATGCCGGCGATATTTTTGGGTATTTCAACACCAAAAAAATCATACATAGATTTAATAACTGTACATGTGCAACCAACAGGCCAGATCCAGCACTCTAAGGGGTTGGGAGTAGTCACATCGCCTAATTTATGGTGGTCAATTATGCCCAGAATTTCAGCTTTTCCTAGATCATCCAGGCTTTGAGCCAGATCAGAATGGTCAACTAAGATTACCTGTTTGCCTTCACCGGAAGAAATGATTTCCGGAGCATCAAGACCGAACTTATCCAAAACAAATTTAGATTCAGGATTGAGTTCGCCCTGAGCAGCAGCAACTGCCTCTACTCCTAATTTGCTTTTTAAATCAGCGACAGCAATGGCAGCGCAGATAGAATCGCTATCCGGATTTTTGTGACCAAAAACATACACAGCCATGATTTACCTCCTAAAATTATATTAATTTTTTCCCTTAACAAGCATTGATTGTGCAAAATAGCACAAGTTTAAATGTCTGCCAAGTTAAAAATAAAAGATTTTCTTGAAAAAGGCCCCCTAATCTATTAATTTTTTGACATTTTTTGTCTCGGTAATCTTTGCTTGTGCAAAATAGCACAAGTTTGCATCCCTGCCAAGTCAAAAATAAGAGAATTTCTCGAAAAGTAGTCGAGGGTCAGATTTGGGCTAGTAGAGTCTGTGAGCAAACCCTATTTAAGAGGACAATTTTTCATAATTTTTTTCAATCCTGATTTCTAATCTGGTAGTCAAAATGGGGGTTGGCCACAGAGTCATACTAGTTTGGTAAATAATTTTTTGTGCGTGCATATCTATTCAGATCAGAGCTAAAAATATGGGATTGCTTGCTTGGAAATAGATTAAGGGGGGATTTATGATTGGAGATAGACCAGTGAACTCTATAGAGCCTGTGGGCAAACCCTATTTTAACTGCTGGTTGAAAGTCTTGGTTTCTGAAATGCATTACAAATGGCTTGGGTAACCCAATCTTAGTGATGCTTGCGGAAGAACAGAACATCGGGATGAATGGGCTAAATAGTTTGTATACTGACCATAACTATCGATAATAAAAGACTATTTGTTTACCCGAAGTATCCCATTATGCTCTGTCCGCAAGCAAGCTTTAGATGGGTCCAAGTCTTTGTACCAGCATGAAAGAAGCCAAGACTGAAATAAACCATGGAAAATGAGTTGATAAAAAGGTTAGGTCACAGGTTCTATAGTTGCAGGAGCATGGCATGCCATGCCCCTTTTCGACCAGCGTTTCTCGTCAGGCTTGTTTTTTAAAAAACAAATAGGGCTTATACTCTATTCAACTCATATCTCTTCCTTTTGTCACACTATCTTGCATACTATACAATTCTTTGCCCGGAACAATACGCACTCCATGTTCCTGGAAAATTTTAATGGCCTCATCAGTGCGGTCAAAACGGAAGATCAGAACAGCATTTTTGCCGTTTTGTTGCACAAAGGCATACATGTATTCGACATTGACCCCGTTTTCACTGAGTAGGGACAAAATTTTATGCAATCCACCCGGCTTATCTTCTACTTCTACTGCTACTACATTAGTCCGCCCAACTGTAAAACCGTCATCTTTCAGAGCTTTTTTGGCCTTTTCGTAGTCACTGACAATAAGGCGTAGGATACCGAAATCCGAGGTATCAGCCAGTGATAGGGCACGGATATTTATTCCTGCCTCAGCCAAAGTTTTGGTCACATCAGTCAATCTTCCTTCTCTATTTTCTAAGAAAACAGAGAGTTGCTCCACTTTCATTTTTTAACCCTCCATATAAGTTAATAGCTGATAAAAATTTAGTGTGAACATGAGTGAAAGAGAAAAGGCCAAGTGCTTTAGTCATATATTTAGCCTGTTTTAGTTCACTCTTCGCTTTTTTTTCTTCGGTCAATAAGACGTTTGGCTTTGCCCTCGGAGCGCGAAATTGTTTGCGGCTCAACCAATTTGATTCTGGCAGTGACACCAAGAAATTCTTTTATATTAGACTGGATTTTCTTTTCCAGCCTTTGCAGGTGCTTGATTTCATCAGAAAAGAGCTTTTCATCCACTTCCACTTGGATTTCGAGAGTATCCATGGTTCCTTCCCGATCTATTATCAATTGATAATGAGGAGCCAGTCCTTCGGTTTCTAATAAGATACTTTCAATTTGAGATGGAAAGACATTCACCCCGCGGATGATGAGCATATCATCACTACGTCCTTTTATCCTTTCAATTCTATAATGAGTTCGACCGCATTTGCAAGGAATAGGATTGATGCGGGTGATATCTCTGGTACGATAACGGATTAACGGTTGGGCCTCTTTTGTCAGGGTAGTTATAACCAATTCACCTATTTCACCCAGGGGCAGATTTTCTCCGGTTTCCGGATCGATAATTTCAGCAATAAAGTGGTCCTCCCATATATGCAAACCATCCTGAGCCGTATGACATTCAATGGCTACCCCTGGTCCCATTATTTCTGATAACCCATAAATATCAATGGCTTTTATGCCAAATTTGTTTTGTATTTCATTACGCATTTCTTCGGTCCAGGGTTCCGCCCCAAATATACCGATTCTGAGTTTTAAATCGCGGACATCAATGCCATTAGCAATGGCAGTCTCGTAAAGATAAAGGCTGTAGGATGGTGTACAGCAAAGCACTGTGGAACCAAAGTCGCGCATGAGCATGACTTGCCTTTTAGTTCCACCTCCGGAGATAGGGATAATTGTTGCCCCTAATACTTCTGCACCATAGTGGGCTCCCAGGCCACCGGTAAACAAGCCATAGCCATAGGCATTGTGGACAGTATCCGCTCTGGTCACCCCGGCAGCGACAAAGGACCTGGCCATTAAGTTGGCCCAATTATTTACATCGCGCTGTGTATATCCAACGACAGTAGCCTTGCCGGTAGTGCCTGAAGAAGCATGGACCCGAACCACATTTTCTTTGGGCACGGCAAAGAGACCAAAAGGATAGTTGTTTCGCAGATCCTGTTTTTCAGTGAAAGGAAGATATTTTAAATCGGATAGACTTTTAATATGCTCGGGTTTAATATTTAACTCAGAAAATTTTTGCCGATAAAAGGGAACATTATAATAAACTTTTTCCACAAGATACCGCAAACGTTTTAGCTGTAACTGCTCCAACTCATCCCGGGGTAGAGTTTCATTTTGAACGTCATAGATCATTTTTGCTCTCCTTTTCTTCGTTTTCTTGTTGATTTTCCTGCAAAAATTTTGTTTTTGCAGTAGTTTACGTTGTGATTAAAAAAAGTTATGTTCGGTGACAATTAGTCGCTGATGATTTTTTTGCCTGCAGATATGTCAAAACAACTCAAAATTCAATATACAAATTTATAAGAGCACGGTCTCATTCATTCAGTTCTATACGGAGATTGTGTAAAAAAATAAAGTAAAAACAGATAGTTATATTCAAGTAAGGAGGGTGTTGTCTTGTGAAGATAACAGGTCTTGAAAGGTTTTTCACCCAAGCCCGTTAAGGGTGATGTGTAAAATTTTAGATTTTGGATTATTTTAGAAGGACATTTGTTAATTTTTTGCTTGCTTAATCTGAGCGTTGAATTTTGAACTTATTTTAACTAGATGGGATTTATTGGCTCAGTAAACTTAGAAAACACAACAAACTCAAAAGTACGTAAATGAAAAAATTAATTATTGAAGGCGGCTTGCCTTTAAAGGGGAGAATAAGAATAAGCGGGTCAAAGAACGCGGCTTTACCCATTTTGCTGGCCTCAATTATGGTTGAGGATGGGGTGGAATTGAGTAATGTACCCAACTTAAGGGATATTAATACAACTATTAAGCTCTTGTCCCTGCTCGGATGTACTGTTGAACAAGAGCAGGAGCGGGTTAAGATAAAACCTCAAAAATTGCTTCCAGAAGCCCCTTATGACTTGGTGCGGACAATGCGGGCCTCAGTCCTTTGC
This window encodes:
- a CDS encoding phenylacetate--CoA ligase family protein, translated to MIYDVQNETLPRDELEQLQLKRLRYLVEKVYYNVPFYRQKFSELNIKPEHIKSLSDLKYLPFTEKQDLRNNYPFGLFAVPKENVVRVHASSGTTGKATVVGYTQRDVNNWANLMARSFVAAGVTRADTVHNAYGYGLFTGGLGAHYGAEVLGATIIPISGGGTKRQVMLMRDFGSTVLCCTPSYSLYLYETAIANGIDVRDLKLRIGIFGAEPWTEEMRNEIQNKFGIKAIDIYGLSEIMGPGVAIECHTAQDGLHIWEDHFIAEIIDPETGENLPLGEIGELVITTLTKEAQPLIRYRTRDITRINPIPCKCGRTHYRIERIKGRSDDMLIIRGVNVFPSQIESILLETEGLAPHYQLIIDREGTMDTLEIQVEVDEKLFSDEIKHLQRLEKKIQSNIKEFLGVTARIKLVEPQTISRSEGKAKRLIDRRKKSEE
- a CDS encoding ACT domain-containing protein, whose translation is MKVEQLSVFLENREGRLTDVTKTLAEAGINIRALSLADTSDFGILRLIVSDYEKAKKALKDDGFTVGRTNVVAVEVEDKPGGLHKILSLLSENGVNVEYMYAFVQQNGKNAVLIFRFDRTDEAIKIFQEHGVRIVPGKELYSMQDSVTKGRDMS
- a CDS encoding manganese-dependent inorganic pyrophosphatase → MAVYVFGHKNPDSDSICAAIAVADLKSKLGVEAVAAAQGELNPESKFVLDKFGLDAPEIISSGEGKQVILVDHSDLAQSLDDLGKAEILGIIDHHKLGDVTTPNPLECWIWPVGCTCTVIKSMYDFFGVEIPKNIAGIMLCAILSDTVIFKSATCTDKDKEAAEALAKIAGVDDLMGLGMEMFKVKSAVEGTPAKDLLFRDYKDFDMSGNKVGIGQLEVVDLSILEPVKDALYEEMKKAKEEGGRHSVFLLLTDIMKEGSEMLIVSDDVSVVEKAFGKAPEGNSVWLEGVMSRKKQVVPNFEKAFAG